DNA from Mucilaginibacter mallensis:
ATCGCCGTTTAAAGGATTGGAAAACCTTTTTACCGTGCCCGATAATTATGTTATCCACCATGTTGATACGCCACCGGTTATTGATGGCGATATTAATGACGCGGTTTGGCAAAAGGCGGCCTGGACAGCGGAGTTTCAGGACATTGAGGGCGATCTGAAACCTAAGCCATACTTGAAAACACAGGTAAAAATGCTTTGGGATGATAGCTGCCTGTATATTGCTGCAAAACTGCAGGAGCCAAACCTGTGGGCTTACCAAACACATCATGATGATATTGTTTATTATGATAATGATTTCGAGATCTTTATCAACCCCAATAATACTACTCACCAGTATTTTGAGATAGAGGTTAATGCCATAAATACCCTCTTCGATCTGTTTCTAAATAAACCCTATAATGTTAGCGGTAACCCTATGGTTAGCTGGGACGCTGCTGGTATGCGGTCGGTAGTTAAGGTACAGGGCACCGTTAATAATGCATCAGATACAGATAGGGGCTGGACGGTAGAAATGGCCATCCCATTCAGGTCAATAAGCACAGGCTGGAATACGCGCCCGCCAAAAGACAGTACCCTATGGCGTATTAATTTCTCGAGGGTTGAGTGGGATACCAAAGCCATAAACGGTAAATATGTAAAAGATAAGGATAGCAATGGCAATAATAAACCGGAGCACAATTGGGTATGGTCGCCGCAGGGCCTTATTGCTATGCACATGCCCGAGCGCTGGGGATACCTGTTATTTACCAAAAGCAATGATAACGTTACCTTTACTATGCCATATGCCGAACAGCAAAAGCGTTATTTATGGCTCATTTATTACCGCGAAAAGGAGTGGTTCAGGCAACATGGGGAATATGCTTTATCGCTCGATAAACTCGGCCTTACTGATAGGGTAACGGTAAACGAGCAGGCTAATACGCTTCAACTCGAAGCCACTAAGCACCAGTTTATGGGCTTAATTACCGATGATAAGGATAAAATAACCTGGACAATTAACCAGGAAGGACTCATACAGTCAATAAACTACAGATCACATGAATAAGCGCGAATTTATAAAGGCCGGGCTGCTGGCAGGAGTAGCTACTCAACTATCGTTAACAACTAATGCGGCCGCAAATCTGGCATCGCCCAAAAAGAAAAAAATAAAAAATTGGGTATGGATAGGCCCTGACCCAAAAGATACGCCGGAGATGCTTAACAAGCGGTATGCCGCTTTTAAGGAAGCCGGTATTCATGCTGTTTTTTTTGAGGCTGATAGCGAAAAACATTTCCGCGCGGCAAAGGCGCAGGGATTGGAAGCTCACCGCTGGATGTGGACCTTTAACCGTGCCGAGCTGGTAACCGTTCACCCGGAATGGTATAGCAAGAACAGGAATGGTGAGTCATGTGCCGATCATCCGCCATATGTGAATTATTACCGTTGGTTATGCCCATCGCGCCCCGAAGTACAGCAGTATTTAGAACAACAGGTAACCGATATATTGGACAAGGATTATATAGATGGCATCCACCTTGATTATGTGCGCTATTGCGATGTAATATTACCGGTAAATCTTTGGGAGCATTACAACCTCGACCAAACCACGGAATTGCCAGCTTATGATTTTTGCTATTGCGATGTGTGCCAGAGCCATTTTAAAGATCAGTATGGTATTGATGTAACTTCGCTGCAATATCCGTCGGCCAGCCTTTCATGGCGCTTATTCAGGTATGGCAATATCAACAGGGTGGTAAACAGCCTTTGCGATATCGCCCACGACAAAAAGAAAAAGATAACCGCAGCTGTGTTCCCGACCCCCGAAGTTGCCCGCCGTAACGTAAGGCAGGACTGGACAAACTGGAACCTCGATGGTGTTTGCCCCATGATATACCATGGTTTTTATAAAGAAAAAGTAAGCTGGATAGGCGATGCCGTTAAAGAAGGAACACACTTTTTAGCAGGTAAATTTCCGCTGTATGCAGGCTTATATTTGTCGGATTTCAAAAGCGATGATGAGATCCGCCAGGGTATTCAATACGCGCTTAAGAATGGTGCCGCTGGCGTATCGTTTTTTGGTAATGTAGAAAATGGGAATACGTTAACGATATTAAAAGAGGAGATGGCGTAAGTTCAATAGTCATTATAATTACCAGATGTCATTGCGAGCGATAGCGTGGCAACCTCGTCGCGTTCAATATACACGCGACGAGGTTGCTTCGTCGTTTCTCCTCGCAATGACATGTTTTTTTATTTATCACATCTTCCCAAACGATTTACTGATATCAAAATACACCTCTATTTCTTTACCATCTGCGGTAATAACGTGCAGCACATCAAAGGACTTCTGATCGTGCATCATTAATACTTGCTTGGTAGTTTTACTGCCCGGATAATTTTTCCTGAGCCATGCATACTCATCTTTCACACCCTGGAAATCAGTAGTAGCCTCAATCATAATGGCTTTTTCGTAGGATGAGCCATCCCGCAAGGTATCATGCGGAGCAGCAACGTGCAATGTGGTATCGGCAGGCATTATATCCTTAGCGCCGGCACGTGAAATAAACGGCAACGAAAGCATCGCGAAAAGCAACAGGTATCTTTTCATAACTTATTTAGGTTTAGGTAAATGTAGTGAATTTTAGAAAGATAGAATGCCCATTTAAAAGTATTTGTCATCTCGAACGTTAGTGAGAGAACCTATACGCCATATGTATATCGAATAAGTTTTCTCCTCGTACCTGGTCGAAATGACAGTAGGGTAGAAGCTAAAATGGGAAAAGCTGTTTATTATTTCTTTACATTATACATCCTCTTTTCATGCAAAGTATGAGCATATACATAACCTGTTGCCGACAAATGCCGGCCTTTATACTGGTAAAAGAAAGCGATTTTTGCCATGCTTGAATCTTTACCATAGCCTAAAACATAAACACAGGTATCTAAAGGAACAAGAAAAGGTTGAAAATTAAAATATGGTCTTAGAATCCCTTTTTCTAGTTTTTGGTAGAATTGCTTCAATGAATCGCATAAAGACTCATCTCTAACAAACATAGCTGGGTTTACATAACCCTCGTGATAAGTTTCATAACAATACATTTTTTTGTGTGCAATAACTTTTTGATGTATCGATTCCCCTAAGTACTTAATACCAAAGTGTAAGGTAGTTAATGCTAAAAGTACCACTACAATTATTGTTAAAACTCTGTAAGGTTTAGTCATAATAATCAATTACATATTTTGTTCGCTCTTTGTTGGCGTTGTCGCCAACAAACAACAAACTACAACACCCCAACCACCAAAAATATCGCCGAAACAATAAGTAATAATATCATCAGCGGATAGGCAAAGCGCAGCCAGGCCTTAACGCTTACCCTTGCAATATCCAACGATGGAAGCATCATGCCCGTGGGCGTGACGAGCCCCATAATACCCATGCCGAAGAGGTATGCATTAACGATCTCTTTACCTGGTACACCAATTATTACCGCCAGCGAACCAAATATAGGCATAGTAAGTACCGCCATGCCCGATGATGAGGAGATAAACAGCGTAAACACCATATACAATACCAGCATCATTAGTATAAATGCGACCCCCGGCATTTTACCCACCAGCATAGCCGAATAGTACAGCAGCGTACCACTGATATGGCCATCGTTTAAAATAAAGGTAACACCGCGGGCCACGCCAACTATCAGTACTACGGATAAGAGCGCTTTTGCACCCTCAATAAATTTCTGAATAAATACCTTTTCGGGTATCCGGCCTATAACAGCCATTAATACCGCCGCGACTGCAAACAAAGCTGTTACCGCTGTCATCGACCAGCCCGCGATAAATCCACCGATCATCAGGCCGATAGCCGCGAGGAAAATGAAGATCTGTAAGCCATTTTTTGCTCCCAGTTTTACTTTTGCGCCCTCCACATGTTCAAGAGCTGCGAATGGCGAGGTAACCGCGCCATCAAACCTGTAAACAAGCGAGGCAGCCGGGTCCTTTTTTACCTTTTGGGCATAACGTACAATATACCAAATAGTAATAGCTGTAGTTATTGCGAAGAAAACTACGCGCTCTGTAAAGCCGTCTGTCCAGCTGATGCCAGCCGCATTGGAAGCAATAACCGTAGAGAATGGGTTACTAAAGGAAGCCATATTGCCGGTATTTGTCCCGGCGAATATTACTGCTAATGGTACCAGCAGATCATAACCCGCGGCTAAGTATAGTGGTACCAATATGGGATAAAAAGCAAGCCCTTCTTCAGCCATACCTTCAGCCGCGCCGCAGAAAGTAAAAAAGAAAGTAATAATTATTATCAGCCATGCTTCCTGCCCTTTCATTCGGTAAGATAGCGCGGCAATACCTTGCTCTAAAGCCCCCGTCTCCTGTAAAACGGCTATAAAGCCACCTATAAAAAGCAGGAAAAATATAATGTCGCTGGAATCATACAAACCCTTTACCGGTGCTTCTATCACTTCAGTGATGCCCTGCTTATTACTTTTAATTTTATGATAGGTGCCGGGTATGGCAACGGGCTTAAATATATCGCCGCTTTTAAATTTATCAAGCGTTATCAGTATTTTAAGGCTATCGAGCGTATGCTGCGCGGCAGGGAGTGTTTTATCGCCGGCAGCAGTCGAGACTGTAAAAGTGTTATTGCTATAAGTAAGTGAATTATATTCGCCGGCAGGTAAAAGCCAGGTTGCTATGGCCGCTATAACAATTACTATAAAAAGTATGGTAATGGGTGAGGGGAGTTTCTTCTTGGCGGCCATAATGCTATTGCTGTGCAGCGAAAAATAAAGCCTTTAGTTCCGTAGCATCATCGGGTTTCATTTTGCCGCTTAGTATAAGGCGCAATTGCCTGCGGCGAAGGGCGCCATCGTATAAAGCTATCTCTTCATCTGTACCGGGGATCAGTTCAGGAACCGATACGGTATTACCGTTTGAATCAAGCGCCACAAAAGTATAATAAGCCTCATTGCTTTTTACTCGTGTGCCCGATGGTATGTTCTGCGCCCATACATCCATCCTGATCTCAACCGAAGTATTAAAGGCACGCGTTACTCTTGCTTCAATGCTGATCACGTCACCCAGCTTTATAGGGTTTTTAAAGGATACATTATCAACCGAGGCGGTTACCACTATACGGTTGCAATGTTTTTGACCCGATATGGCTGCCGCAATATCCATCCAGTGCAATAAACGCCCACCCATCAGGTTATTTAGCGTATTGGTATCATTGGGTAATACCAGCTCATTCATTATCGTATAGGAGTCCTGGGGGCTTTTTCCTTGCATTGGTCGGTTATTTTAGCTGTAAATATACGTTTTAAGCTGAAAAAATTAAGTATAACAATTTGGTTATATGTTGTTCATATAGGGAAATTCTGTTAGTTTAGCACGTTTTAACTCCTCATTATGAATAAAAAGTTCTGGCAGGGTGCTTTCATGTGCCTTTGCGTTTCTGGCATGCTATGGCCTCATCAATCAATAGCGCAAAACAAAGCAACTTACAGCAGTTTGGCCGATGCTTCGGCAGCAGGGCGCAAATTAAAGGGAAAATCTGGTCCTAAAAGTGTTAACTGGATAAACGGAGGTAATCAATACTCCTTTATTGAAGGCGACTCGATCAATATCAAAGACCCTGCAACGCTAAAGGAACGTAATGTTTTTATCAGCAAAGGCATCACCCTGCCCGGCTCATCAACACCATTTGCATATGAATCATTTCAATGGTCAAAGGATGCGCAGCACCTGGTTTTCAAAACCAATTTCAGGAGAAAATACCGTCGCTCAGGTGTGTCCGACTATTATATCTACGATCTGGCTAATAAACAGCTGAAAGTGGCTGCTAAAAATGCCCGTTCGGCAGAGTTATCGCCTGACGGAACAAAGGTTGGTATTGAGCGCGATGGCAATATGTTCGTTTACAGTTTCGCTACCGGACAGGAGCAACAGTTAACCCACGACAGTACCAGCGAGAACGGCATTTTTAACGGTCATGGTGATTGGGTTTATGAAGAAGAACTGGAAGTTAGTCAGGCCTGGAACTGGTCGCCTGATAATAAATACATGGCTTTCTGGCAATTTGATGATAGCAAGGTGCCTGATTTCCAGATGACTAATTTTGAGGGCCAACATCCTAATAACATACACATAGCCATACCGCAGGTAGGTGACCCGAACCCTAAAGTAAGGGTAGGGGTTATTGATGTAAATTCAGGCAAAAAGGTTTGGCTGTCGCCGGATGAAACAGGTGATTTCTACATTCCGCGTTTGTACTGGACAAGCGATCCTGATATTTTAGCCATGGTTACCTTAAACCGTGCGCAAAACGACATGAAACTGTATTTCTTCAATGTGAAAACAGGTGATCATCACGTAGTTTTAGAAGAAAAAAATACTACCTGGGTAGCTATCTCAAACTTTTACACCAATGTAAATGATATGCTGTATTTCCCTGAGAAAACAAAAGAGTTTTTCTGGGTGTCTGATCGTTCAGGTTTTTATCATATCTACCGTTACAATTATGATGGCAAGCTGATAAACCAGGTAACCAAAGGTAATTGGGATATGATAAAAGTAAGTGGTATTAACCCTGATAATAAAACTATCTATTATTTATCAGCAGAGGCATCGCCGCTTGAGCAGCAGTTCTACTCTATAAAATATGATGGCAGCGATAAGAAAAGATTGAACCCTGTACCGGGCTTTCATGATATTGATATGTCGCCCAATACAAAATATTATATAGATAAGTATAGCAATACCACCACACCAACCCAAGTTGCTTTATGTAACGATAAAGGCAAAACCCTGCAATTACTGGAAGTAAACAAGGGTGTAAGCGACTTTTTAGCTACACACGCTTACTCACCACTGGAGCTTTTTCACTTTAAGGCGGAAGATGGTACCGAACTGGATGGTTCCATGATAAAACCATTTAATTTCGATCCAACTAAAAAATACCCTGTAGTATTATCTATTTATGGTGGCCCTGAATCACATGGGGTATTTAATAGATTTTCTGATGCCACTTCAGAACAATGGCTGGCACAGAATGGCTATATAGTTGTAAACGTAAATAACCGTGGAATTGCCAATTATGGCAGCGCCTTTATGAAAGTTGTTTACAAACAATTGGGCAAATACGAAAGCTATGACTTTGCTGCTACAGCAAGATACATGGCTACACAGCCTTTTGTAGATGGCAAAAATATGGCCATTATGGGCGGTAGTTATGGTGGTTATATTACTGCGTACACATTGCTTACCCATCCGGGTGTGTTTAAGGTGGGTATAGCCAACTCCCCGGTTACCGACTGGCGTTTGTATGATGATATTTATACCGAGCGCTATATGGGCACAGTAGAGGATAATGCAGAAGGTTACAAAAATAGCTCGAACATGACCCATGCATCAGGCTTGCAGGATCATTTGTTACTGATCCATTCCTTAAGCGACGATAATGTGCACCCTGCCAATACCATGCAATTGTTAACAGCTTTAACCAATGCCGGTAAAGATGCCGATCTGCGTATTTACCCACCGGGCGCACATGGTGCAGGGTATAACCCGCAAAGCAGGTTGTTAATAAACGAGGTTAGCTTTTATTATTTAGAAAGATATTTAAAAGGTAACACTGATCTGCCGAATTTGAATGCTAAATAAGGGAACCTGTATTTAACGGATTCGATAGATTTTTAGGACAATTATTCAAGCCACTTGTGTTTCGCAAGTGGCTTGAACATATTTTGTGGGTAGGGTGTCATACTGAGCGTAGTCGAAGTATGTGCGTTGGGATTATACGCTATGCCTTTTTAACCTTGAATATTTCAGGTAACAAATGCCAATCGCCATTAATTATAGCTTCCTTTTTAGTCCTTTTCCATCCTTTAACTTGCTTTTCAAAAGCTATTGCTTGTATAACGTCAGGAAACCTTTCGTGAAAAACTAATTTTATAGGTCTCCTTGTAGAGGTATATGATCCGGGGTTTAGACCATTTTCATGTTCATATATTCGTCTTTCTAAATCGTTGGTAACTCCGGTATAATAGGAGTTATCGCCGCAAAGAAGTATATAGACAAAATATTGTTTCATTTACTATTTTTATCTTCAAAAATACAACGCGAGTCCCCACGCACATACTTCGACTAGCGCTCAGTATGACACCCAGCGCACTTCAAGAACTACTTCTTAGTTGTATTTAAAGTGCTATACCCTACCAATTCCTCCCATCTCGCTGTAGGCGGATGGTAATAAACCAGTAGCTGGTAATTATTCTCCGTTTCAAAGTAAGAACCCTCGAAAATGATATCATCAGGCTTTTTCGTGGCCTTATCAACCCAAACATATATGTAATCATATACGCCCTGCTTTAGAAATAGGTGGGTGTAAAATTTGCCTCTTGAATCATAATCCAGTTTGCTATGTTCATCAAGCTTGTAGTCATTAAACTTACCTACGAGGTATAGGGAGCCATCAGCATCTGTTTTTGTGGTGTTAAAGCTGAAAAAAAGATGCGCGTAATCGGCATCAACAGTAGGGTTGGTACCTTCCTGGTTTATGATATAAAACTTGCCATCATTATCATATAAAAAAGTGTAATTAGGCTGGTTGCGGCTTTGGTCGGTTAGCATAACAACCGTATTGGCGGTATCTTTATAGATATGCGCTACTCTTTCGGAATTTAATTTCAGGCTGCGAAAATCGAAATGGCGAAATTCATTTCTGCCGGGGAAATCATTAGTAGCCAAATCTTCGTAAATCAACTGTGAGCCACGTATATATTGCACCTGTGTAGTAAACTGCCCGGTTTCATCGCGGCCATTTTGCATCACCCAGGTGCGGATATCTGTATTAGGATTTTGTACTCTTAATGCACCGTAATTAAGCTGAAAATTGATTTTCTGGTTGGTTTGCCTGCTATCGATATCGCCTGAGGGAACAATATTAGCTGTAACGGATATCTGATCATTCACCACATAAAACTTGCGGGTAAGTATCATTTTAGTTTGATCGTCGTCCTCATAAACCTTTAGAATATAGTTGCCCGATATTTTGGGTGCTATGTTATCATTTGGGAATTTGATGCTGTAGTGTGTATATTTTTGAAAGGTAGCTGATGAATAGCTATAATCCAGTATCTTATCATCATTAAAGCTTTTCAAGTACTCGGTAGGCGATAAGTTGGAGGAGTTCCAGTCGCCATCGCAATGTTCAAGGGTATAATAGTAGTAGTGCAATCCACCGCGCATGTCATCAAATTCAAGTTCAACTTGTTCGCCGGAGTTTAGCTTGATGATGGGAAATGATGGGTTCTTTTTGGTATTATAAAACTCAACGCTTTTTATAACCGGGTTAAAAACGTTGTTATCGTATTGTGCAGTTTGAGGGAATGCCTTTGCAGAAATAAGCAGTAGCAAAAATACTTTTAGGTACCTGTTCATAATGGAATGAGAAAAAATACTCTTCCTTTGTGCTCTTTGTGCAAACCTTTGTGACCTTTGTGGTTAATTTCTACCACAGAGAGCACAAAGAAAAATTCACAAAGAGACACAAAGTTTTGAACGGCAATATAAGAATATTTATGCCTCTAATTCCATGATCTGTTCAGCC
Protein-coding regions in this window:
- a CDS encoding carbohydrate-binding family 9-like protein, whose translation is MTNTSRVKPLFYTGILITGLFFSAVPAAIAQSPFKGLENLFTVPDNYVIHHVDTPPVIDGDINDAVWQKAAWTAEFQDIEGDLKPKPYLKTQVKMLWDDSCLYIAAKLQEPNLWAYQTHHDDIVYYDNDFEIFINPNNTTHQYFEIEVNAINTLFDLFLNKPYNVSGNPMVSWDAAGMRSVVKVQGTVNNASDTDRGWTVEMAIPFRSISTGWNTRPPKDSTLWRINFSRVEWDTKAINGKYVKDKDSNGNNKPEHNWVWSPQGLIAMHMPERWGYLLFTKSNDNVTFTMPYAEQQKRYLWLIYYREKEWFRQHGEYALSLDKLGLTDRVTVNEQANTLQLEATKHQFMGLITDDKDKITWTINQEGLIQSINYRSHE
- a CDS encoding family 10 glycosylhydrolase yields the protein MNKREFIKAGLLAGVATQLSLTTNAAANLASPKKKKIKNWVWIGPDPKDTPEMLNKRYAAFKEAGIHAVFFEADSEKHFRAAKAQGLEAHRWMWTFNRAELVTVHPEWYSKNRNGESCADHPPYVNYYRWLCPSRPEVQQYLEQQVTDILDKDYIDGIHLDYVRYCDVILPVNLWEHYNLDQTTELPAYDFCYCDVCQSHFKDQYGIDVTSLQYPSASLSWRLFRYGNINRVVNSLCDIAHDKKKKITAAVFPTPEVARRNVRQDWTNWNLDGVCPMIYHGFYKEKVSWIGDAVKEGTHFLAGKFPLYAGLYLSDFKSDDEIRQGIQYALKNGAAGVSFFGNVENGNTLTILKEEMA
- a CDS encoding YfcC family protein, whose protein sequence is MAAKKKLPSPITILFIVIVIAAIATWLLPAGEYNSLTYSNNTFTVSTAAGDKTLPAAQHTLDSLKILITLDKFKSGDIFKPVAIPGTYHKIKSNKQGITEVIEAPVKGLYDSSDIIFFLLFIGGFIAVLQETGALEQGIAALSYRMKGQEAWLIIIITFFFTFCGAAEGMAEEGLAFYPILVPLYLAAGYDLLVPLAVIFAGTNTGNMASFSNPFSTVIASNAAGISWTDGFTERVVFFAITTAITIWYIVRYAQKVKKDPAASLVYRFDGAVTSPFAALEHVEGAKVKLGAKNGLQIFIFLAAIGLMIGGFIAGWSMTAVTALFAVAAVLMAVIGRIPEKVFIQKFIEGAKALLSVVLIVGVARGVTFILNDGHISGTLLYYSAMLVGKMPGVAFILMMLVLYMVFTLFISSSSGMAVLTMPIFGSLAVIIGVPGKEIVNAYLFGMGIMGLVTPTGMMLPSLDIARVSVKAWLRFAYPLMILLLIVSAIFLVVGVL
- a CDS encoding acyl-CoA thioesterase, which codes for MQGKSPQDSYTIMNELVLPNDTNTLNNLMGGRLLHWMDIAAAISGQKHCNRIVVTASVDNVSFKNPIKLGDVISIEARVTRAFNTSVEIRMDVWAQNIPSGTRVKSNEAYYTFVALDSNGNTVSVPELIPGTDEEIALYDGALRRRQLRLILSGKMKPDDATELKALFFAAQQ
- a CDS encoding S9 family peptidase; protein product: MNKKFWQGAFMCLCVSGMLWPHQSIAQNKATYSSLADASAAGRKLKGKSGPKSVNWINGGNQYSFIEGDSINIKDPATLKERNVFISKGITLPGSSTPFAYESFQWSKDAQHLVFKTNFRRKYRRSGVSDYYIYDLANKQLKVAAKNARSAELSPDGTKVGIERDGNMFVYSFATGQEQQLTHDSTSENGIFNGHGDWVYEEELEVSQAWNWSPDNKYMAFWQFDDSKVPDFQMTNFEGQHPNNIHIAIPQVGDPNPKVRVGVIDVNSGKKVWLSPDETGDFYIPRLYWTSDPDILAMVTLNRAQNDMKLYFFNVKTGDHHVVLEEKNTTWVAISNFYTNVNDMLYFPEKTKEFFWVSDRSGFYHIYRYNYDGKLINQVTKGNWDMIKVSGINPDNKTIYYLSAEASPLEQQFYSIKYDGSDKKRLNPVPGFHDIDMSPNTKYYIDKYSNTTTPTQVALCNDKGKTLQLLEVNKGVSDFLATHAYSPLELFHFKAEDGTELDGSMIKPFNFDPTKKYPVVLSIYGGPESHGVFNRFSDATSEQWLAQNGYIVVNVNNRGIANYGSAFMKVVYKQLGKYESYDFAATARYMATQPFVDGKNMAIMGGSYGGYITAYTLLTHPGVFKVGIANSPVTDWRLYDDIYTERYMGTVEDNAEGYKNSSNMTHASGLQDHLLLIHSLSDDNVHPANTMQLLTALTNAGKDADLRIYPPGAHGAGYNPQSRLLINEVSFYYLERYLKGNTDLPNLNAK
- a CDS encoding GIY-YIG nuclease family protein, which translates into the protein MKQYFVYILLCGDNSYYTGVTNDLERRIYEHENGLNPGSYTSTRRPIKLVFHERFPDVIQAIAFEKQVKGWKRTKKEAIINGDWHLLPEIFKVKKA
- a CDS encoding type IX secretion system plug protein; translation: MNRYLKVFLLLLISAKAFPQTAQYDNNVFNPVIKSVEFYNTKKNPSFPIIKLNSGEQVELEFDDMRGGLHYYYYTLEHCDGDWNSSNLSPTEYLKSFNDDKILDYSYSSATFQKYTHYSIKFPNDNIAPKISGNYILKVYEDDDQTKMILTRKFYVVNDQISVTANIVPSGDIDSRQTNQKINFQLNYGALRVQNPNTDIRTWVMQNGRDETGQFTTQVQYIRGSQLIYEDLATNDFPGRNEFRHFDFRSLKLNSERVAHIYKDTANTVVMLTDQSRNQPNYTFLYDNDGKFYIINQEGTNPTVDADYAHLFFSFNTTKTDADGSLYLVGKFNDYKLDEHSKLDYDSRGKFYTHLFLKQGVYDYIYVWVDKATKKPDDIIFEGSYFETENNYQLLVYYHPPTARWEELVGYSTLNTTKK